In the bacterium SCSIO 12741 genome, AGGAAATCTACCACAAGGATTTTCATACCACCCTTGTGCTTCCCAATGGCGAAGTAACCACGTACAACAAACAAGAATTTAAGGATCATTTTGCCAAGCAAGCCAAAGAAGGCAAAACCCAGCTCAATACCTGGGCCGATTGGCATGACTTTCATATTCTGGGCAACTCTGCCGTTTGTGTACTTACCCGCCAACACAGCGGAATGAATGGAGAAGAGATGCGGCTACTATGCAACATAGAACTCCGATTTGAAGACAACCGCTGGCAAGTAATCCGGGAAGCCATTTTTCTTGAGCCTTTGGCCAAATAACACGTTTTAATAGGAACGATTAGAAGGCCTGGAAAGAAATTTCCGGGCTTTTTTTATGCTAAAAACGCAACGGGTAAAAGCAAAAAGAGCCTGAGGTTCTTTCATCTCAGGCTCTTTTCTGTTTTAGTGGTACCAGCTGGAATCGAACCAGCGACACACGGATTTTCAGTCCGTTGCTCTACCAACTGAGCTATGGCACCGTTTTGTAGAGGGCTGCAAATGTAAATAAATTTTAAATCTTACCCGTTTTTTTTGTGTTGAATTTCATTCGACCTAATCCAACCTCCTTATATCCATATATTTGCGGCCAATTTTACCGGCATGAATCTGGTTCTTGACCTGGGAAACACCCGAAGCAAAATAGCCTTATTTGATCGTTCAACCCTGGTTGCCAGCGATTCTATGGGTGCAAGACCTTCTTCTGAGGAGCTTCAAAAATGGCTTCAAAACCATCCTCAAGCAAATCAAGCCATCATCAGTTCTGTAGTCGATCACTCAGTTGAGTTGGAAGATTGGATTCGAACACGCATGGAGCTCATCGTTCTGGATTCATCCACCCCGCTCCCGATAAAAAACGACTACGCCACTCCAGACACGTTAGGAAAAGACCGACTCTCGGCTGCAGTAGGCGCTCAAAGTCTATTTCCTGGTAAGGCCGTTCTTTCTATTGATTTTGGCACTTGCATTAAATACGATTTTGTGTCTCCCGAAGGAACTTACCTCGGCGGCGCCATTTCTCCCGGATTGAACATGCGATTTCGGTCCTTGCATACTTTCACGGATAAATTGCCGTTGTTGCAGCTTGACGGGAATCCCGAACTAATTGGACGGGATACAAATTCATCTATTTTATCGGGTGTTGCACAAGGAATTATCTTCGAGATTGAGGGCGCTATGCGGGCTTACAGCAGCCAATGGAGCAACCTTAACACAATATTTACAGGCGGAGACCATCAATATTTTGCTAAGGCATTTAAAAATAGCATTTTTGCACGCCCGGAATTGACCCTAATTGGGTTAAACCGGATATTGGAATACAATGAGGATCGCTAAAATCTGCTTAATCGTTGCTGGTTTACTAACCTGCTTAACCGCTTGGAATCAAACCACAACCAACTCTCCCTACTCGATTTATGGACTCGGGGATGAAGGAAGTAGAGCCTTCGCGAACCAACGTGCCATGGGAACGGCTCAAATCGCTCATGTGGACTCCGGATATGTCAATTTCCGCAATCCGGCGACTTATGCGAGTCTGGGAAAACCCATTTTTAGCGCTGATGTAAACTTCGATTTTCTCAACGTTCAAGCCCCCGCCTCTTCTCAAAGTTTTAACAATGCCTACCTCAGCAACATTGCCTTGGCCTTTCCCATTGGAAAGCGTTTTGGATTTGCAGCGGGCATTAACCCATACACCCAAATGGGCTACAACATTGTAGCTAACCAATACGACTCAGTGATTGGCAATTACGATTTTGTTTACCAAGGCGACGGTGGAATCAACCAGGCCATGGGAGGAGTATCGGCTGTGCTATGGGACACTTACCTGGATACGGCTCGACGGAGAGTAAACTTCGGTCAGAAAAAATACATCAATCACCGATTGTCTATTGGCGCCAATGTGATTTACTATTTCGGATTCGCTCAAACTTCCCGTGCGGTCACCAATTTTATTGATGACCCTGCGCACTTGAGTTCCAAAATGAAAAACAAAACCAACGTAAACGGAGCCGCCTTCGACTTCGGCTTACACTACCGATTGCAAATGGACTCTTTGAGTTTCCTTTCGGTTGCAGGTTACTACCAACCTTCATTAGACATCTCAGCGAAAAACCTTCAGGTATCGTATAGCTACTTCCCCAACAACGATGTAGAGAACATTAGAGACACGGTAACGAGTACCGAAATTGATGGCCAAATCACCTTTCCAAGTTCGATGGGTGGGGGTATTTCATTGGAACTTGAACGTCGCTGGACCATTAACATGGATTACCGCATGACCAACTGGTCTGAATTGAAATTATTTGATACTCCTCAAAATCTAAAAAACCGCACCGACATGGCCTTTGGGTTACAGTATGTACCTAAGCACAATGCGGAAAGACAATTATTGGCTGTGATCCGCTACCGGGCTGGTGTGAGGTTCTCCCAAACTCGCTTGGAAGTGAACAACCAGCAACTGCAAGAATACACCGTTTCGCTGGGGCTTGGATTGCCCATTTTGAAAAGCGTTTCGAGGTCT is a window encoding:
- a CDS encoding nuclear transport factor 2 family protein, coding for MTTIADAQGSTHTQEAIRETMDHLIDRATQFDVEALEEIYHKDFHTTLVLPNGEVTTYNKQEFKDHFAKQAKEGKTQLNTWADWHDFHILGNSAVCVLTRQHSGMNGEEMRLLCNIELRFEDNRWQVIREAIFLEPLAK
- a CDS encoding type III pantothenate kinase, yielding MNLVLDLGNTRSKIALFDRSTLVASDSMGARPSSEELQKWLQNHPQANQAIISSVVDHSVELEDWIRTRMELIVLDSSTPLPIKNDYATPDTLGKDRLSAAVGAQSLFPGKAVLSIDFGTCIKYDFVSPEGTYLGGAISPGLNMRFRSLHTFTDKLPLLQLDGNPELIGRDTNSSILSGVAQGIIFEIEGAMRAYSSQWSNLNTIFTGGDHQYFAKAFKNSIFARPELTLIGLNRILEYNEDR